In bacterium, a single genomic region encodes these proteins:
- a CDS encoding methyltransferase domain-containing protein gives MLLNNTRDENRLTSHYNTLPFESFPSPERSLERLWWTARLRGVSVPRPIQSRVLEVGCSTGIHLISMAEQYPTIEFVGIDPCQEQIDQAKDWATQVKRQNVSFFSERLEVLADSLGTFDYIICHGVYSWIPLNERAALLQSIADCLSEKGALYLSHNSMPGCNARSSVWQMMRTIDNPHAPIEERIQHAREYLKSSEMRVVDAHRPYGMQLREEIERNIARSDSFILHELLNPAADAEWISETIGTLQRLDFFYAGDAHPQRNHALSEEVHYSEHTPQEQFDSVESAVQYFDILYPSSFRGSVFVKNGGRALVTPEAKALDGCYVSSPLVSSSVKDEDLSSLRMIPFYGPSEEVIEVKAPAYKYLLVELSQLWPRGILLSSLFERVESRCDISSSEREYLMRELLKLYFRNLLEVHSDELAVANVLPELPVVSPFRRLKAAGDWTITLRGELYKTDALDQLLIPLLDGTQTMDNCKQAVLKAVHAKELRMKGSEGNIEANEIEQLVREAVEERFAQYLDRGLFIADCEPIR, from the coding sequence GTGTTGCTAAATAATACGAGAGACGAGAATCGATTGACCTCACATTACAATACACTACCATTTGAGAGTTTCCCGTCACCGGAGAGGTCGCTAGAGAGGCTGTGGTGGACGGCAAGGCTGCGGGGAGTTTCAGTGCCCCGACCCATTCAGTCGAGAGTGCTCGAGGTGGGCTGCTCAACAGGTATTCACCTGATAAGTATGGCGGAACAGTATCCCACCATCGAGTTCGTTGGGATTGATCCCTGTCAAGAACAGATAGACCAAGCCAAGGATTGGGCAACGCAGGTGAAACGGCAGAATGTTAGCTTTTTCTCTGAGAGACTGGAAGTATTAGCAGACTCCTTGGGAACCTTTGATTATATTATTTGTCATGGGGTGTATTCTTGGATTCCCCTGAATGAGAGAGCGGCATTACTCCAGTCAATCGCAGACTGCCTCTCCGAAAAAGGAGCGCTGTATCTTAGTCACAACTCTATGCCTGGATGTAATGCTCGTTCGAGTGTTTGGCAAATGATGAGGACGATCGATAATCCTCATGCACCGATAGAAGAGCGTATCCAACATGCTCGAGAGTATTTGAAGTCCAGCGAGATGCGTGTAGTAGACGCGCATCGCCCTTATGGTATGCAGCTCCGGGAGGAGATTGAGCGGAATATAGCGCGTTCAGATAGTTTTATTCTTCATGAACTTCTCAATCCTGCTGCTGATGCCGAATGGATTTCGGAAACAATCGGCACTCTTCAACGTCTTGATTTTTTCTATGCAGGCGATGCTCATCCCCAGAGAAATCATGCTCTGAGTGAAGAGGTTCATTATTCAGAGCATACACCCCAAGAACAATTTGATTCCGTAGAGAGTGCGGTTCAATACTTTGATATTTTATATCCATCAAGCTTCCGCGGCAGTGTCTTTGTGAAGAATGGTGGGAGAGCGTTAGTCACGCCTGAAGCGAAGGCGCTTGATGGCTGTTACGTCAGTTCCCCCCTTGTGAGCAGTTCCGTTAAGGACGAGGATCTTTCTTCATTGCGAATGATCCCTTTTTACGGACCCTCCGAGGAAGTGATAGAGGTGAAAGCGCCAGCCTACAAGTACTTACTTGTTGAGCTTTCTCAGCTCTGGCCTCGTGGAATTTTGCTCTCCTCACTTTTTGAACGTGTGGAGAGTCGATGCGATATTTCCTCATCGGAACGGGAATATCTCATGCGAGAGTTGCTTAAGTTGTACTTCAGGAATCTACTTGAGGTGCACAGTGATGAGCTTGCAGTTGCAAATGTTCTTCCGGAGTTGCCAGTGGTGTCCCCATTCAGGAGGTTAAAGGCTGCGGGAGACTGGACGATCACACTCAGAGGAGAGTTGTATAAAACTGACGCTCTAGACCAGTTACTGATCCCCCTTCTAGATGGCACGCAGACAATGGACAATTGTAAACAGGCGGTGCTGAAGGCAGTTCATGCAAAAGAGCTGCGGATGAAGGGCAGTGAGGGAAATATAGAAGCGAATGAGATAGAGCAACTGGTACGAGAAGCAGTGGAAGAGCGTTTTGCGCAATATCTTGATCGTGGACTTTTTATTGCTGATTGTGAGCCAATAAGATAA
- a CDS encoding serine/threonine protein kinase — MGPVSEQSAYVMSVFKADDLIINRYQIIKTLGRGTSGMVYQAKDLQVGRDIALKLIFIDGPHQETTKQRLHQEIRIAFKIDSDYVIKLYDCFTWGCYVGLVLEYVDGTSLFDITQSKKTLTWREITSVGRQVALGLHAIHQAGIVHRDIKLENVLLNSNGIAKITDFGVSIRETMLEPQSQDESIQNHSPDMKANHRLTEDGRVVGTIHYLSPEYLKTQKCDSRGDIYALGILLYELVTNRYPFDYSNMPDLVRKKIEEEPLSLLEFREDCPNWLHDLIMRCMDKNPAKRPPSAESVYKALAGALSHQPQLSPNVRKKRLNKFHPELIKLRRQRKRVRIYRTVGTLLIILLLALSLFRWDLVVMIFYQVLTTLSITIDKLFYYL, encoded by the coding sequence ATGGGTCCAGTTAGCGAACAATCAGCCTACGTGATGAGTGTCTTTAAAGCTGATGATCTCATAATTAACCGTTATCAGATCATCAAAACGCTCGGACGCGGCACATCGGGTATGGTATACCAAGCGAAAGACCTACAGGTCGGACGGGATATAGCCCTAAAACTGATCTTTATTGATGGTCCTCATCAAGAAACAACGAAACAGCGACTTCATCAAGAGATTAGGATCGCGTTCAAAATTGATAGTGATTATGTCATCAAGCTCTATGACTGCTTTACTTGGGGCTGTTACGTTGGACTGGTCCTTGAATACGTGGATGGAACATCTCTATTTGACATCACTCAATCAAAAAAAACTCTCACGTGGCGAGAGATTACCAGTGTTGGAAGGCAAGTTGCTCTTGGGTTACACGCAATTCATCAAGCTGGCATCGTTCACCGTGATATAAAGTTAGAAAACGTGCTCTTGAATTCAAATGGTATTGCCAAAATAACTGACTTTGGAGTTTCTATCCGTGAAACAATGCTCGAACCTCAATCTCAGGATGAGAGCATTCAAAACCACTCCCCAGATATGAAAGCGAATCATCGACTCACTGAAGATGGTCGTGTAGTAGGAACGATACACTATCTTAGCCCTGAATATCTTAAAACTCAGAAGTGTGACTCTCGGGGCGATATCTATGCTCTGGGAATCCTTCTCTATGAACTCGTCACGAATAGATACCCATTTGATTATTCAAACATGCCTGATCTCGTGCGGAAAAAAATTGAAGAGGAGCCTCTTTCACTCCTCGAATTTAGAGAAGATTGTCCGAATTGGCTTCATGACTTAATCATGAGGTGCATGGATAAAAATCCAGCGAAGCGGCCTCCATCAGCGGAATCAGTTTACAAGGCATTGGCAGGAGCCCTCTCGCACCAACCTCAATTAAGCCCAAACGTGAGGAAAAAGCGGCTGAATAAATTCCATCCAGAGCTTATTAAGCTCCGCCGGCAGCGAAAAAGAGTACGCATCTATAGAACTGTCGGAACGCTTCTCATTATTCTCCTTCTCGCACTCAGTCTATTCCGTTGGGACCTTGTTGTTATGATTTTCTATCAGGTTCTTACTACTCTCTCTATCACTATCGATAAGCTTTTTTATTACCTGTGA
- the greB gene encoding transcription elongation factor GreB encodes MDDKNYITPSGLRKLKEELKALRTDERPKLTETIAWAAANGDRSENGDYLYGKKRLREIDRRIRFLLKRIENAEVIDPVMQSGSDVKFGATVTVLDENEIEKTFTIVGTDEIDLEQKRISWKSPVARALLRKRVGDVVTVRMPKGDEDLEIVHVEYTRVG; translated from the coding sequence ATGGATGACAAGAACTACATTACCCCATCAGGATTGCGTAAGCTCAAAGAGGAGCTGAAGGCGTTGCGCACTGATGAACGTCCAAAGTTAACAGAGACTATTGCTTGGGCAGCCGCGAATGGTGACCGCTCTGAAAATGGCGATTACCTATACGGTAAGAAGCGGCTTCGGGAGATTGATCGAAGGATTCGTTTTCTTTTAAAACGCATAGAGAATGCGGAAGTTATTGATCCAGTCATGCAGTCTGGAAGTGATGTAAAATTTGGAGCAACGGTTACAGTTCTAGACGAAAATGAGATTGAAAAGACTTTTACAATAGTAGGAACAGACGAAATAGATCTTGAGCAGAAGAGAATTAGCTGGAAGTCCCCTGTGGCGAGAGCTCTTTTACGAAAAAGAGTAGGAGATGTTGTAACGGTTCGAATGCCGAAGGGTGATGAAGATTTAGAAATCGTTCATGTAGAATACACGAGGGTTGGATAG
- a CDS encoding FAD-dependent oxidoreductase, translating into MYSVPYAKLKWIEGVVPFSSEFDDIYYPSENPLQQTQAVFLEGNTLLQRWTKDTFQGPPRNAFVIGELGFGTGLNFLATLHLWRKTVTQSAHLYYVAFESNPLSITDLQKALAPFSEFSSEVTHLLNSYPPPLRGSHRLSFPQYQATLDLVLGDANETIQRQLFLADAWYFDGFNPASNSELWNPELFEILRTKSHSETTFATYSSAGWLRRALESVGCLVTKVKHPEGKRETIRGVFKSASQKLNVTKIKRASIIGGGYAGVTLAYTLATRGVSVHIYEQESRICSKASGNPQGVILPYISRKPSAASSLYLPAFLYARQQLAHLERHSDSSLFNTAGIIHFPSTARLAALLNELETLMMPPEIARRIESTELCNILGTSIQSPAFFYELGGWIQPSSVAKTMLNEHGNLIDVITNSSITSEKLLTLEKESDVVIYANAFEAAKLFDSSDLPVEAVRGQLAFIDESQHSTSLEQILCYDGYLLPSQDGKHLLGASYDHGSYEETPREHENGEMLRNLCHWTPELFSETAQATTARVAFRTSTRDRLPIVGSITSQEDISPNHAFFIGFGSRGLSSIPLLAQQLTSSLLQEPQPLSAAEAKAVNANRFQERRLKKES; encoded by the coding sequence ATGTATAGTGTCCCGTACGCCAAGCTAAAATGGATTGAAGGAGTAGTCCCGTTCTCATCTGAATTTGATGACATCTACTACCCATCCGAAAATCCTCTTCAACAAACACAGGCAGTCTTCCTCGAGGGCAATACGCTTCTGCAACGTTGGACAAAGGATACGTTTCAGGGACCTCCTCGCAACGCATTCGTCATTGGAGAGCTTGGATTTGGAACAGGTCTGAACTTTCTTGCCACGCTTCATCTTTGGCGCAAGACAGTCACTCAAAGTGCTCATCTCTATTATGTTGCTTTCGAATCAAATCCTTTATCAATCACCGACCTGCAGAAAGCACTTGCGCCATTCTCTGAGTTTTCATCAGAAGTGACACATCTGCTCAATAGCTATCCCCCTCCCCTGCGAGGAAGCCATCGCCTATCGTTCCCACAGTATCAAGCCACGCTCGATCTTGTTCTTGGAGATGCAAATGAAACAATCCAAAGACAGCTATTCCTGGCGGATGCATGGTATTTTGATGGGTTTAATCCAGCTTCAAATTCGGAGCTATGGAACCCTGAACTCTTTGAAATACTACGAACAAAATCTCACTCCGAAACCACCTTCGCTACATATTCATCGGCAGGGTGGCTCAGACGAGCACTTGAAAGCGTTGGTTGTCTCGTTACCAAAGTGAAGCATCCCGAGGGAAAACGAGAGACTATTCGTGGAGTCTTCAAATCAGCAAGTCAAAAACTGAATGTAACAAAAATAAAACGAGCGAGTATTATTGGGGGTGGATATGCCGGGGTAACTCTTGCATATACTCTCGCTACGCGGGGCGTATCCGTTCATATTTACGAACAGGAATCTCGTATCTGCTCGAAGGCCTCTGGAAATCCCCAGGGCGTTATCTTACCGTACATATCGAGAAAGCCCTCTGCCGCCAGCAGCCTTTATCTCCCAGCATTTTTATATGCGCGCCAACAGCTAGCTCACCTGGAAAGACACTCTGATTCATCGCTCTTCAATACAGCTGGGATTATTCATTTTCCTTCAACGGCTCGTCTTGCAGCCCTACTAAACGAACTAGAAACCCTGATGATGCCGCCCGAAATTGCGCGACGAATCGAGTCAACAGAACTTTGTAACATCTTGGGCACCTCGATCCAATCTCCTGCATTTTTCTACGAGCTCGGAGGCTGGATTCAACCTTCTTCAGTTGCCAAAACTATGCTCAACGAACATGGGAATCTCATTGACGTCATTACAAACTCATCAATTACCTCCGAAAAGCTGCTCACACTGGAAAAGGAGAGTGACGTTGTTATTTATGCGAACGCCTTTGAAGCAGCCAAATTGTTTGATTCAAGCGATCTGCCGGTAGAAGCCGTTCGAGGCCAGCTCGCATTCATTGATGAAAGTCAACATTCAACCAGCTTAGAGCAAATACTGTGTTATGATGGCTACCTTTTACCATCACAAGACGGGAAACATCTGCTCGGTGCGTCCTATGATCACGGGTCATATGAGGAAACACCACGAGAGCATGAAAACGGAGAGATGCTGCGGAACCTGTGTCACTGGACACCAGAGTTATTTTCAGAGACAGCTCAAGCAACTACGGCCAGAGTGGCATTTCGTACGTCAACAAGAGACAGGCTCCCGATCGTTGGTTCAATAACATCTCAGGAAGATATATCTCCAAATCATGCGTTTTTCATCGGATTTGGCTCACGTGGTCTGAGCTCGATTCCATTACTGGCGCAACAGCTTACGAGCTCGTTATTACAAGAGCCTCAACCACTTTCCGCTGCAGAGGCAAAAGCAGTCAACGCTAACCGTTTTCAGGAAAGGCGCCTCAAAAAGGAGAGCTAA
- a CDS encoding glycosyltransferase produces the protein MSLSDSQMQFRENVEVTAIVSTYASESFMRGCLEDLVEQTLFQKGLLEILVIDCASPEDEGRIIRDFQARYPNISHVRISERETLAGAWNIGAAYARGQFLTNANTDDRHHPECLEKLSLALKAHPEADLSYANVYQSTKPNESFRENQKEIIYRYKPFFAPEVFLHYQFGCQPLWRASLHEKIGYFNKDLRAASDYEFNYRFALAGCKAIHIDEALGSFLERDDSLSLADSTSLDEQMMLRQRYATPEGILNLYSLEGYDTTSDASKISIFHDISLRALSVRYPWRPHCVDSDPDLALIAISAAIALDSKNPTLMNNFAVALQQIEREADARRVLESLKALGEIEHTVGEDASVSHNLRQLSNSSWEDIRLEASLQLSSPF, from the coding sequence ATGAGTTTATCCGATAGTCAGATGCAGTTCAGAGAAAATGTGGAGGTCACAGCGATTGTATCTACCTATGCATCCGAATCCTTTATGAGAGGTTGCTTGGAAGATCTTGTCGAACAAACCTTATTCCAAAAGGGGCTTTTGGAGATTTTGGTGATTGACTGTGCATCACCCGAAGACGAGGGGAGAATCATACGCGATTTTCAGGCACGGTATCCCAATATCAGTCACGTTAGAATCTCAGAGCGAGAAACGCTTGCTGGAGCATGGAACATTGGAGCTGCGTATGCGAGAGGCCAGTTTTTAACGAATGCAAATACCGATGATAGACATCATCCCGAGTGCCTTGAAAAGTTGTCACTCGCCCTAAAGGCGCATCCAGAGGCTGACCTTTCGTATGCGAATGTATATCAGAGTACAAAGCCGAATGAGTCATTCAGAGAGAATCAAAAAGAGATCATTTATCGATACAAACCATTTTTTGCGCCAGAAGTATTTCTCCACTACCAATTTGGATGCCAGCCGCTTTGGCGAGCATCGCTTCATGAGAAGATTGGCTATTTCAATAAAGACTTGCGAGCAGCGAGCGATTATGAATTTAACTACCGCTTTGCGCTTGCGGGTTGTAAAGCCATTCATATTGATGAAGCGCTTGGCAGCTTCCTTGAGCGAGATGACTCGTTATCCCTCGCAGATAGTACTTCCCTCGATGAACAGATGATGCTGAGGCAACGGTATGCGACACCTGAGGGAATCCTCAATCTCTATTCGCTTGAAGGGTATGACACGACCTCAGATGCGAGTAAAATTAGTATCTTTCATGATATCTCTCTTCGCGCACTCAGTGTTCGTTATCCATGGCGTCCTCATTGTGTAGACAGTGATCCAGATTTAGCCCTTATTGCCATTAGTGCAGCGATTGCTTTGGATTCAAAAAATCCCACCTTGATGAATAACTTTGCCGTTGCACTTCAGCAAATTGAAAGGGAGGCAGATGCTCGCCGTGTTCTCGAAAGCCTTAAGGCGCTTGGAGAGATAGAGCACACTGTTGGCGAGGATGCTTCAGTATCACATAACTTGCGCCAACTCAGTAATTCATCGTGGGAAGATATTCGTCTTGAGGCCAGCCTTCAGCTTAGCTCTCCTTTTTGA
- a CDS encoding glycosyltransferase family 1 protein yields MEKPKVLIFFNDWPVYPSGANCGGGETATISLAEAFAQRGFETIACGDLPNGETVVRGVQYWDFGQDYGVHRLRNRIQELGSYYAIAATLVHPFLVLGDDPQCLKKILINHSPGVNPSGLESSTVMHMVDHFVCVSEAQKEIVLARGDVPEERIHVIQNGFDPERFVYAGPENRDWNQLMYAGRLEYSKGIHLLLNAFLNLKQKFPRLSLDVYGDASFWPQLQEQIEDLQSSHPGLVFHGKVPQQEIATQLQRAGCLVFPSLSFESAGLSVLDAQASGCPVIASDVGGVREYLNPSAGVLVPDISHESLQSALERVLSNTDSLSEMSRKGALVREQTWDAVARSIAQLFSTPTARLSTDVPVAEDSSSSADHIIEVTQQSPVFMRSWRSNQFSVEQVLADHEVISAGSAISDTQLFELTPDTHGLVHLWKGLRLDAQDRKQEAYEEMKRAYSRRTKDDWQSLFYLTLISVDLEEIPEAKSYAQQLLNEFPDFPLKGDLERFVDKASLCLEARS; encoded by the coding sequence ATGGAAAAACCAAAGGTACTTATTTTCTTTAATGATTGGCCAGTATACCCGTCGGGTGCGAATTGTGGTGGTGGAGAAACCGCAACCATTTCATTGGCTGAGGCCTTCGCTCAGCGGGGGTTTGAAACGATAGCCTGCGGCGATCTTCCGAATGGTGAGACGGTAGTTCGTGGGGTTCAATACTGGGATTTTGGTCAAGACTATGGAGTTCATCGGCTTCGTAATCGGATTCAAGAGCTTGGGAGTTACTACGCGATCGCAGCGACTCTGGTACATCCCTTTCTCGTTCTTGGTGATGATCCACAGTGCTTGAAGAAAATTCTGATCAACCATTCTCCGGGGGTGAATCCAAGTGGCCTCGAATCAAGCACAGTGATGCATATGGTAGATCACTTTGTTTGTGTTTCAGAAGCCCAGAAAGAAATTGTGCTCGCACGTGGAGATGTTCCCGAAGAAAGAATTCATGTTATTCAAAATGGATTTGATCCAGAACGATTCGTTTATGCCGGACCCGAAAACCGTGATTGGAACCAGCTGATGTACGCAGGAAGGCTGGAGTATTCAAAGGGAATACACCTGCTTCTGAATGCGTTTCTCAATTTAAAACAAAAGTTTCCTCGGCTGAGTCTGGATGTATACGGGGACGCATCCTTTTGGCCACAGCTGCAAGAACAGATTGAGGATCTTCAGTCATCGCACCCCGGACTTGTATTTCACGGGAAGGTACCACAGCAAGAAATCGCTACCCAGTTACAACGTGCCGGATGTCTTGTATTCCCTTCTCTGAGTTTTGAATCAGCAGGTTTGTCAGTTTTAGACGCGCAAGCTTCAGGATGTCCAGTGATCGCCTCTGATGTGGGGGGTGTTAGAGAGTATCTGAATCCCTCCGCTGGAGTTCTAGTGCCAGATATAAGCCATGAGAGCCTCCAAAGCGCTCTCGAACGAGTCTTATCGAATACAGATAGCTTATCCGAGATGTCTCGTAAGGGAGCATTGGTAAGAGAACAGACATGGGATGCAGTTGCTCGGTCCATCGCGCAGCTTTTTTCTACGCCGACCGCACGATTGAGCACAGATGTGCCAGTAGCCGAGGATAGTAGCTCATCTGCTGATCACATTATCGAGGTCACCCAACAGAGCCCTGTTTTCATGCGAAGCTGGAGAAGCAATCAGTTCTCAGTTGAGCAGGTACTCGCTGACCATGAAGTAATTAGTGCAGGAAGTGCCATTTCTGATACGCAGCTTTTTGAGTTAACTCCTGATACCCATGGTCTCGTGCACCTGTGGAAAGGGCTTCGACTTGATGCTCAGGATCGAAAGCAGGAAGCGTATGAAGAGATGAAAAGGGCGTATTCCCGTCGTACAAAAGATGATTGGCAGAGTCTTTTTTACCTGACACTCATCAGTGTAGACCTTGAGGAGATTCCTGAAGCGAAGAGCTACGCACAGCAGCTCCTCAATGAGTTTCCTGATTTTCCATTGAAGGGAGATCTTGAACGGTTTGTTGACAAGGCGTCACTCTGCTTAGAGGCTCGGTCATGA
- a CDS encoding low molecular weight phosphotyrosine protein phosphatase yields the protein MHSPYGILFVCLGNLCRSPLAEGLFRAQLEEDESLRARLLVDSCGTGEWHVGKPPHIESQNVARSFGIDISAQRARRLSSEDTKDFSLFIAMDRANKNDIQSMLGEGIKVHCLREFDPERSPSDRDALDVPDPYFGAVDGFKEVAIIINRSIEPLLEHIRQELAE from the coding sequence ATGCATTCTCCCTATGGGATTCTCTTCGTTTGTCTTGGAAATTTATGCCGTTCGCCTCTCGCGGAGGGGCTGTTTAGGGCTCAGCTGGAAGAAGATGAGAGCTTAAGAGCTCGTCTGTTAGTTGACTCGTGCGGAACTGGAGAATGGCATGTTGGAAAGCCTCCCCACATTGAGAGTCAAAACGTGGCTCGTTCTTTTGGAATCGATATTTCCGCTCAACGAGCCCGCAGGCTGAGCTCTGAAGATACAAAGGATTTCTCATTATTCATCGCTATGGATAGAGCCAATAAAAATGACATCCAGAGTATGCTCGGTGAAGGTATAAAAGTGCACTGTCTTCGGGAATTTGATCCCGAGCGCAGTCCTTCAGATCGTGATGCTCTTGATGTGCCAGACCCGTATTTTGGTGCAGTAGATGGTTTTAAGGAAGTGGCTATCATTATTAATCGTTCAATAGAACCTCTCCTTGAGCATATACGCCAAGAGTTGGCAGAGTAG
- a CDS encoding phosphonate ABC transporter substrate-binding protein, producing MNKARVVKKLRSQIGVLSYAANMTIGMLLGAALLLVPVIPEVRAAEKESKLVEDTRTYKFAVTDIVGLEELQREFTAFQNTLEKTTGYHFQLFPVTGRTVVVESFRSQRLDFALIGPAEYVAIRSRTNVSPLIGLKRENYRSALITRKQSGIISVGQLVDKKIAFGDFGSTSYHLAPLQLLADDGVLHQKTSTMRTVNLNKYVAWKSLLRKQVDAIGFNLSRFEQFIDEDPKLHREDFTVLATTPDLPSDLFVAGKHVPIPVQEKLREVFEKEGALILEAMLHGKRNAKYLNMSFKTDITDNDYGYIRKMYVTAGLETLAGHS from the coding sequence ATGAATAAGGCTCGAGTCGTGAAAAAGCTCAGATCGCAAATAGGAGTGTTGTCTTACGCGGCAAACATGACCATTGGCATGCTACTGGGAGCTGCCCTTCTTTTGGTTCCTGTCATTCCAGAAGTACGAGCAGCTGAGAAAGAGTCGAAACTCGTTGAGGATACCAGAACATATAAGTTTGCTGTCACAGATATTGTCGGGCTTGAAGAATTACAACGAGAGTTTACCGCCTTTCAAAATACTTTGGAGAAAACTACCGGCTACCACTTTCAGCTTTTTCCGGTAACTGGTCGAACGGTAGTTGTCGAATCATTTCGAAGCCAACGGCTTGATTTTGCTCTGATAGGTCCTGCTGAATATGTAGCAATTCGCTCACGAACAAATGTCTCTCCTCTTATAGGACTTAAACGAGAAAATTATCGCTCCGCACTAATCACCAGAAAACAATCTGGAATAATCAGCGTTGGGCAGCTGGTTGATAAAAAAATTGCTTTCGGAGACTTTGGTTCCACGTCATATCACTTAGCGCCGCTACAACTTCTCGCTGATGATGGCGTTCTTCATCAAAAGACCAGTACCATGCGTACCGTCAATCTCAATAAATACGTCGCATGGAAATCTCTCCTTCGGAAGCAGGTTGACGCGATAGGGTTTAACCTTAGTCGATTCGAGCAATTCATTGATGAAGATCCGAAGTTACACAGAGAGGACTTTACGGTACTTGCCACCACTCCAGACCTGCCAAGTGACCTCTTTGTAGCGGGTAAGCACGTGCCGATACCCGTACAAGAGAAGCTCCGAGAAGTTTTTGAGAAGGAGGGCGCCTTGATACTGGAAGCCATGCTACACGGCAAAAGGAATGCTAAGTACCTGAATATGAGCTTTAAAACGGATATTACTGATAATGACT